The following proteins are co-located in the Diaphorobacter sp. HDW4B genome:
- a CDS encoding PilX N-terminal domain-containing pilus assembly protein — protein MLIETRSVTSKVLQAHASQWRVSERGVALVVVMLFLIAITGIGLWTARQSILAEGMARNQTDQAVAWQAAEAALRDAERDFMTAYSAAASNASCSRGKVALNPNDFSQECKKGLCTFPDASYATASWTAASGTTSEPWWPGGKSGLWNDKASTKPGRTPVDTNNCDSFTGGVPLGTYTGTAAITGVARQPEYMIEYFRRKNVRMNLVETQVSGQGSNPNEWGAMYRITARGFGYSERTQVVLQTIFMP, from the coding sequence ATGCTGATCGAAACTCGAAGCGTCACATCCAAGGTCCTACAAGCTCACGCTAGCCAATGGCGTGTTTCCGAGCGTGGCGTGGCATTGGTTGTTGTCATGCTTTTCCTCATCGCCATCACTGGCATCGGCCTTTGGACCGCGCGTCAGTCCATTTTGGCCGAAGGAATGGCTCGAAATCAAACTGACCAAGCGGTGGCTTGGCAAGCTGCAGAGGCGGCCCTGCGCGATGCCGAGCGAGATTTCATGACTGCATACAGTGCTGCGGCAAGCAATGCGTCTTGCAGTCGAGGCAAGGTTGCATTGAACCCCAATGATTTCTCACAGGAGTGCAAAAAGGGGCTTTGCACCTTTCCTGATGCATCGTATGCCACAGCAAGCTGGACGGCTGCCAGCGGCACTACGTCAGAGCCGTGGTGGCCCGGCGGCAAAAGTGGGTTGTGGAATGACAAAGCGAGTACGAAGCCTGGACGAACCCCAGTCGATACCAATAACTGTGATTCGTTCACTGGAGGTGTTCCATTGGGAACGTATACGGGCACGGCCGCAATCACGGGCGTTGCACGACAGCCAGAGTACATGATCGAGTATTTCAGACGCAAAAACGTGCGAATGAATTTGGTCGAGACGCAGGTGAGTGGTCAAGGCAGCAATCCCAATGAATGGGGCGCCATGTACCGAATCACGGCACGTGGTTTTGGATATTCAGAGCGTACGCAAGTGGTCCTTCAGACCATTTTCATGCCGTGA
- a CDS encoding pilus assembly protein — protein MKFSRWTKLSGAFVGVAVVLSTVQATPVEVSTPRATIPPNIVSSSNKPMLMLATSKDHTLFGPIYTDFEDLDGDGVIDTTFKPDFKYYGYFDPTKCYTYTNSRFEPNAVATVSTDGRYVCGGSNQWSGNFMNWATMTRLDVIRKMLYGGKRSTDTATATKDASGLITAVTSSLTVLERTNLSMDSHSFVKYYRGTDIRDYTPYTTAQLTKATGSNKNVYAGMSICNRSTVMGEGGTPVIRLAKGNYRLWATVEGTVCEWGVGVLGKKLGRYYLDADKGNGGISHEVDPPDGTKDSVTGATGTSELNVRVQVCSPSMLGEERCMAVPANLTSNYKPYGIFQEFGLAASASVSARAEFGVLTGSYDKNTNAGALRKRMGDFSDEINIDTGVFCHSASGVCSGNTADGRAKGSGAIKSIDSFVLYGRVAADYGSDKPLPKDLSDGTLPAWGNPIGEMVVQALQYYAGVSQTNAPAKTKDESKGLVVQDWNDPLSNDNAVRRGLFGNSVCRPMYTMALSSSALSFDGATKTGGADSQASTAFNTLVNKSGSIAQYTDKIGVAEGINGTVRSIGTVDGTFGQSCSSKTLGQLSLASGVCPDAPGMGGTYQVAGAALYANTAKIRNLTTPPPDIQTVQDALKVKTLAASLSGGAARIEVPIPGTSPTKYVYITPESLWNGGGNKQMPGALLTFASISSGTHPSTNMPYGAFVVTWNDAQLGGDYDMDIAGFIRYDVERATTAKPSPTGYNIKITTDILNVGAGDTGTHGFSVMGTNRDKRYLTHRHMNSDAIMAGAEGELQCLQSTAGASRCNVSSAWNVIRDADYPYSETFQMIGVDNVLVQDPLWYAAKYGYFTSSTRSSSGTYTDLSMPPNKESWDRLKADGTSGSDGVPDGYFLARRPDILETQLRKALDALVKSSNAAPAISSAQFITDEFKYVAKFDAASVSGTLEAYKINSEGYFDPLYTWEAGKLLYDTHSNSQGGSREIITNAAGAGVAFRWGAVGTAYQTQMTTASTNVVSTANAQHVLNYIRGNQTLEGPNGLRARESNLLGPLVNGTPWLQTAPSAAFYGSGYKGYSTFYNDNKDRKQLLWVPSNDGMLHAFNAKTGAEVFAYVPGVLANRLAEIPLQRGTTARTRINGVNFTTNDVESKPDGIVWAYVDGSPFVADVNIGTSANEDDNKDKWRSYLFGALGRGGKAIYALDVSDVGSLTETNASSVFKWQFTSDDDADLGYIISDTTLHTVSNQALPVVRLNNGKYAVMFGNGQKSASGKAVLYILYVQGPNNGNWTGQYKKIVADATLGNNGLSTPRWEDYDGDGIADVAYAGDLQGNMWKFNLSGADDTAWDVAYKGNNNANKPLYRATTTVSGVTKGLPITTAPVLLYMGKGGLLVNFATGNAFETPDFATGMTYRVYGIWDRTGLNVSRDLPSGTSTLVSRTASRGSGGVVTLTGDVIDWTTKDGWYWNFPVTQESVLSNPSLNAGVFSFVTVRPITADEAAVACNATPNATLYTVDPISGKAERNSQGAVTVGSDKVLVAGSNFQDQKVSYASNNPSRGRTKVTVNCTRGTEGCKCDGDGQDANCTKQEAICGPGQRSFITLGGTSDAVICYSSTPRMHWREIPGIRTLTPE, from the coding sequence ATGAAATTCAGTCGTTGGACAAAGTTGAGTGGAGCCTTTGTGGGTGTCGCCGTCGTATTGTCGACAGTGCAGGCGACTCCCGTAGAGGTGTCCACGCCGCGAGCCACTATTCCACCGAATATTGTCAGCTCGTCAAACAAGCCGATGCTGATGTTGGCGACGTCAAAGGACCACACGCTGTTTGGTCCTATCTATACGGACTTTGAAGATCTGGATGGTGATGGCGTGATCGACACGACATTCAAGCCAGATTTCAAGTATTACGGATATTTCGATCCTACCAAGTGCTATACGTATACCAATAGCCGATTTGAGCCCAACGCTGTAGCGACGGTATCGACAGATGGGCGGTATGTATGCGGAGGTTCAAACCAGTGGAGTGGCAACTTCATGAACTGGGCGACCATGACTCGCCTGGACGTGATTCGCAAGATGCTCTATGGGGGAAAACGTAGTACAGACACAGCAACGGCGACCAAAGACGCCAGTGGTCTCATCACGGCAGTCACGAGTTCACTGACCGTCTTGGAGCGAACTAACCTATCGATGGACTCTCATTCTTTTGTGAAGTACTACCGAGGTACGGATATCCGCGACTACACGCCGTATACGACGGCCCAATTGACAAAAGCCACAGGCAGCAACAAGAACGTCTACGCCGGCATGAGTATTTGCAACCGCTCGACCGTTATGGGCGAAGGCGGCACTCCTGTCATACGTTTGGCCAAAGGAAACTACCGTCTTTGGGCTACGGTTGAAGGAACGGTCTGCGAATGGGGGGTAGGTGTGCTTGGCAAGAAGCTTGGCCGCTACTATCTTGACGCGGACAAAGGCAATGGGGGGATTTCCCACGAGGTGGATCCACCAGACGGTACCAAGGACAGTGTTACTGGCGCAACTGGCACCTCCGAGCTGAATGTGCGGGTACAAGTATGCAGCCCATCCATGCTAGGTGAGGAGCGCTGCATGGCAGTGCCCGCCAACCTTACATCGAACTATAAGCCTTATGGTATTTTCCAGGAATTCGGCTTGGCCGCCAGTGCGTCGGTTTCGGCGCGTGCGGAATTCGGTGTTCTGACAGGCAGTTATGACAAGAACACGAATGCGGGTGCGTTGCGCAAGCGGATGGGGGATTTCTCCGATGAGATTAACATCGACACAGGCGTCTTTTGCCACAGCGCCAGCGGCGTATGCAGTGGAAACACGGCAGATGGTCGAGCGAAAGGGAGCGGCGCCATCAAATCGATTGACAGCTTTGTTCTCTATGGGCGAGTCGCTGCAGACTATGGAAGTGACAAACCACTCCCTAAAGATTTGAGCGATGGGACACTGCCTGCGTGGGGGAATCCGATAGGGGAAATGGTGGTGCAGGCTCTGCAGTACTACGCAGGGGTGTCACAGACCAATGCACCTGCCAAAACCAAAGACGAGAGCAAAGGCCTTGTCGTGCAGGATTGGAATGACCCACTGTCGAACGATAATGCCGTACGCCGCGGCCTTTTTGGAAATTCGGTTTGCAGGCCGATGTACACGATGGCGTTGTCCAGCAGTGCATTGAGTTTTGACGGTGCCACCAAGACAGGTGGAGCTGATTCGCAAGCTTCCACTGCATTCAACACGCTTGTCAACAAGTCAGGCTCTATAGCCCAATACACGGACAAAATTGGCGTTGCCGAAGGCATCAACGGTACGGTCAGATCGATTGGTACGGTTGACGGAACATTTGGTCAATCGTGCTCGAGCAAGACACTCGGTCAGCTTTCTCTTGCATCTGGTGTATGTCCAGATGCACCTGGCATGGGCGGCACCTACCAGGTGGCAGGAGCGGCGTTGTATGCCAACACTGCCAAAATTCGCAATCTCACGACACCTCCTCCCGATATCCAGACAGTACAGGATGCGTTGAAGGTGAAGACACTGGCCGCTTCGCTTTCAGGTGGTGCAGCGCGTATTGAAGTTCCCATTCCTGGCACATCCCCTACCAAGTATGTCTACATCACGCCAGAGAGTTTGTGGAACGGAGGCGGAAACAAGCAGATGCCCGGGGCACTGTTGACGTTTGCCTCAATCAGCTCGGGCACTCATCCATCGACGAACATGCCCTATGGTGCATTCGTCGTGACATGGAACGATGCGCAATTGGGTGGTGACTACGACATGGATATTGCCGGATTCATTCGATACGACGTAGAGCGTGCGACTACAGCCAAACCCAGCCCGACGGGATACAACATCAAAATCACGACGGACATCTTGAATGTCGGTGCGGGTGACACCGGGACCCATGGTTTCAGCGTGATGGGGACGAATCGCGACAAGCGGTATCTGACACACCGACATATGAATAGCGATGCCATCATGGCCGGCGCGGAAGGCGAATTGCAGTGCTTGCAAAGCACTGCGGGCGCTTCACGTTGCAACGTGAGTTCGGCTTGGAACGTCATTCGTGATGCCGATTACCCCTACAGCGAAACATTTCAGATGATTGGCGTGGATAACGTGCTTGTGCAAGATCCATTGTGGTATGCCGCCAAGTACGGCTATTTCACATCGAGCACCCGCAGCTCCAGCGGGACTTATACCGATCTGTCAATGCCTCCAAACAAGGAGTCGTGGGATCGCTTGAAGGCTGATGGAACTTCGGGAAGTGATGGCGTTCCAGATGGCTACTTTCTCGCTCGTCGCCCGGACATTCTGGAGACTCAATTGCGCAAGGCTTTGGATGCATTGGTCAAGTCATCCAATGCTGCCCCCGCTATTTCCTCCGCGCAGTTCATTACCGATGAATTCAAGTACGTAGCGAAATTCGACGCGGCATCCGTTTCGGGAACCTTGGAGGCCTATAAGATCAACAGCGAAGGCTATTTTGATCCTCTCTATACATGGGAAGCGGGCAAGCTTCTCTATGACACGCACTCCAATAGCCAAGGTGGATCCCGAGAAATCATCACCAACGCTGCGGGTGCGGGTGTGGCTTTCCGTTGGGGGGCTGTGGGCACGGCATATCAGACACAGATGACAACGGCGAGCACTAACGTAGTCTCCACTGCCAATGCTCAGCATGTGCTGAATTACATACGCGGCAATCAAACACTTGAAGGTCCCAATGGACTCCGCGCGCGCGAATCCAATCTACTGGGACCACTGGTGAACGGCACACCTTGGCTGCAGACAGCACCAAGCGCGGCATTCTATGGCTCCGGCTACAAGGGCTATTCAACGTTCTATAACGACAACAAGGATCGCAAGCAATTGTTGTGGGTGCCATCAAATGACGGAATGCTGCATGCCTTCAATGCAAAGACCGGCGCTGAGGTATTTGCTTATGTACCAGGCGTGCTCGCCAATCGCTTGGCCGAAATTCCATTGCAGCGCGGAACCACTGCGCGTACGCGTATCAATGGTGTCAACTTTACAACCAACGATGTGGAGAGCAAGCCAGATGGTATCGTCTGGGCGTATGTGGATGGCAGCCCCTTCGTGGCTGATGTAAACATTGGCACGAGTGCCAACGAGGACGACAACAAGGACAAGTGGCGCTCCTACTTGTTTGGGGCATTGGGTCGGGGCGGCAAGGCAATTTACGCGCTCGACGTGTCCGATGTGGGCTCATTGACGGAGACCAATGCTTCGAGCGTGTTCAAGTGGCAATTCACGTCTGATGATGATGCTGACCTCGGCTACATCATCAGTGACACAACACTGCACACGGTATCCAATCAGGCACTTCCGGTTGTAAGGCTCAACAACGGAAAATATGCGGTAATGTTCGGGAATGGGCAGAAATCTGCGAGCGGCAAGGCTGTGCTGTACATCCTCTACGTTCAGGGCCCCAACAATGGCAATTGGACTGGTCAGTACAAGAAAATCGTGGCTGATGCGACCTTGGGTAACAATGGGTTGTCTACTCCACGTTGGGAGGACTACGACGGCGATGGCATTGCCGATGTGGCCTATGCAGGAGACCTGCAAGGCAATATGTGGAAGTTCAACCTCTCCGGAGCAGATGACACCGCATGGGATGTTGCCTACAAGGGCAACAACAACGCCAATAAACCGTTGTACAGAGCTACAACGACGGTAAGTGGAGTGACCAAGGGGCTTCCCATCACGACAGCGCCTGTGCTGTTGTACATGGGCAAAGGAGGTTTGCTCGTGAACTTTGCGACCGGCAATGCGTTTGAGACACCCGACTTCGCGACTGGCATGACTTACCGGGTTTACGGTATTTGGGACCGCACGGGGCTGAACGTGTCGCGTGACTTGCCTTCGGGTACTTCGACACTGGTCTCCAGAACGGCTTCTCGTGGTTCCGGCGGCGTGGTGACGCTGACAGGTGACGTCATTGATTGGACGACCAAGGATGGCTGGTATTGGAATTTCCCCGTGACACAAGAGTCCGTTCTCTCCAATCCGTCGTTGAATGCAGGCGTATTTTCCTTTGTGACCGTACGCCCCATTACGGCCGACGAAGCAGCAGTGGCATGCAATGCAACTCCCAACGCAACGCTGTATACCGTTGATCCGATTTCAGGCAAAGCGGAGCGCAATAGTCAGGGGGCAGTGACAGTTGGCAGCGATAAGGTACTGGTTGCTGGCTCTAACTTTCAGGATCAGAAAGTGTCCTATGCCTCGAACAATCCGTCGAGAGGGCGCACCAAAGTCACAGTGAATTGCACGCGTGGCACGGAAGGGTGCAAATGTGATGGAGACGGTCAGGATGCAAACTGCACCAAGCAAGAGGCAATCTGTGGCCCAGGCCAACGTTCATTCATCACGTTGGGTGGCACATCTGACGCTGTGATCTGCTATAGCTCGACGCCACGCATGCATTGGCGCGAAATTCCAGGCATTCGGACGTTGACTCCCGAATAA
- a CDS encoding type IV pilin protein, translating into MKNRKSQSGFTLIELMIVVAVIGILAAVAYPSYKEFVAKSRRAEAKTVLMSAQQWMERLYTESYRYDKNSVGTATSSLYPAHLSQAPADGTKQYTVALVGSSLDRDTFMIEAVPSGAMTGDKCGTYQVDQYGRKTLKAGTYPSFASEKAALDYCWK; encoded by the coding sequence ATGAAGAACAGAAAATCACAAAGTGGCTTTACGCTTATCGAGTTGATGATCGTGGTGGCGGTGATCGGAATTCTCGCTGCCGTCGCATATCCGTCTTATAAGGAGTTTGTGGCCAAAAGTCGACGTGCAGAGGCGAAGACTGTGCTGATGTCTGCTCAGCAATGGATGGAGAGGCTTTACACGGAGAGCTATCGTTACGATAAGAATAGCGTGGGTACTGCGACGAGCTCGCTGTACCCCGCACACTTGAGTCAAGCTCCGGCAGATGGTACCAAGCAGTACACGGTTGCCCTGGTGGGAAGCTCTTTGGATCGTGATACCTTCATGATAGAAGCTGTGCCATCAGGTGCCATGACGGGTGATAAGTGTGGCACCTATCAAGTGGACCAATATGGACGTAAAACGCTGAAAGCGGGCACATATCCAAGCTTTGCGAGTGAGAAGGCTGCGTTGGACTATTGCTGGAAATAA
- a CDS encoding RraA family protein yields MNGFQICALTRRVDSQIVEAFRVLPVANVSDCMSRMTAGGAGLRPYHSTGVLAGPAFTVKTRPGDNLMIHKALHMAKPGDVIVVDAGGDVTNALIGELMVATAVKNGIAGFVMNGAIRDVDAIGAGAFPVYAAGVTHRGPYKDGPGSINVPISLNGMVINPGDLILGDADGLLCVPIDEAQALLEATRRKQDAEKVTIREIEEGTLDKKWIDATLKRLGVEVPA; encoded by the coding sequence ATGAACGGATTTCAAATTTGCGCTCTTACCCGTCGGGTGGACTCTCAGATCGTCGAAGCGTTTCGCGTGTTGCCGGTGGCCAATGTGAGTGACTGCATGTCGCGCATGACGGCGGGTGGTGCGGGTTTGCGTCCGTATCACTCCACGGGCGTGCTGGCGGGCCCGGCGTTCACGGTGAAGACCCGGCCTGGCGACAATCTGATGATCCACAAGGCGCTGCACATGGCCAAGCCGGGTGATGTGATCGTGGTGGATGCGGGCGGCGATGTGACCAATGCGCTGATTGGCGAGTTGATGGTGGCTACTGCCGTCAAGAACGGTATCGCCGGTTTTGTGATGAACGGTGCGATCCGTGATGTGGATGCGATTGGGGCGGGGGCGTTCCCGGTCTACGCAGCGGGTGTCACGCATCGCGGGCCTTACAAGGATGGTCCTGGTTCCATCAATGTGCCGATTTCGCTGAATGGCATGGTGATCAATCCCGGTGATCTGATTTTGGGCGATGCGGATGGTCTGCTGTGCGTGCCGATCGATGAGGCCCAAGCTCTGCTGGAGGCCACGCGTCGCAAGCAAGACGCTGAGAAGGTGACGATTCGCGAAATTGAAGAAGGCACTCTGGACAAGAAGTGGATCGATGCGACGCTCAAGCGTTTGGGTGTTGAGGTTCCGGCATGA
- a CDS encoding D-2-hydroxyacid dehydrogenase — translation MKISFLDRATLCPSTVLRAPAFAHELAVHERTAPADVASRIADADIVIVNKVRLDRATIEAATCLKMVAVAATGTDNVDVVACRERGIVVSNIRNYAVNTVPEHTFALIFALRRSICAYRDAVKAGRWIEASQFCFFDYPIRDLAGSTLGVIGDGVLGQATAAMGRALGMRVLFSGFKGVTGQGTLYTPFEETLAQSDVLTLHCPLTPATRNMIGAPEFALMRKKPLLINTARGGLVDESAIGAALDAGQISGAAFDVVSVEPPPMDHPLMQLASRPNFILTPHVAWASEEAIQTLADQLVDNIEAFVRGEPRNIVG, via the coding sequence ATGAAGATCAGCTTTCTTGACCGCGCGACGCTGTGCCCGAGCACCGTGCTGCGCGCTCCGGCGTTTGCGCATGAGCTGGCGGTGCATGAGCGCACAGCGCCCGCAGATGTGGCTTCGCGCATTGCGGATGCGGACATTGTCATCGTCAACAAGGTGCGATTGGATCGCGCAACGATTGAAGCGGCTACGTGTTTGAAGATGGTGGCCGTGGCTGCGACCGGCACCGACAACGTGGATGTAGTGGCCTGTCGCGAGCGCGGCATTGTGGTGAGCAATATCCGCAACTACGCAGTGAACACGGTGCCCGAGCACACGTTTGCGCTGATCTTCGCTTTGCGCCGCAGCATCTGCGCGTATCGCGATGCGGTGAAGGCGGGGCGCTGGATCGAGGCGAGCCAGTTCTGCTTTTTTGATTATCCGATTCGCGATCTGGCGGGTTCCACGCTGGGTGTGATCGGTGACGGCGTGCTGGGTCAGGCGACGGCTGCGATGGGGCGTGCGCTCGGCATGCGCGTGCTGTTTTCGGGCTTCAAGGGTGTGACGGGGCAGGGCACGCTCTACACGCCGTTCGAGGAAACGCTGGCGCAGTCGGATGTGCTCACGCTGCATTGCCCGCTCACGCCGGCCACGCGCAACATGATTGGTGCGCCGGAGTTTGCGTTGATGCGCAAGAAGCCGCTGCTGATCAACACGGCGCGCGGTGGTCTGGTGGATGAGTCTGCGATTGGCGCGGCGCTCGACGCCGGGCAGATCAGCGGCGCGGCGTTCGATGTGGTGTCGGTGGAGCCGCCGCCCATGGATCATCCGCTGATGCAACTGGCGTCGCGTCCCAACTTCATTCTCACGCCGCATGTGGCGTGGGCGAGCGAAGAGGCGATTCAGACTTTGGCCGATCAATTGGTGGACAACATCGAAGCATTTGTGCGTGGCGAGCCACGCAACATAGTGGGCTGA
- a CDS encoding glycerate kinase — translation MMAMTDPRAFLVQLYEAAVQRALPLANMAAFLPQPPKGRTVVVGAGKAGASMVHALEALWPLNAPLSGLVVTRYHHVPPRPEGLSERVEIVEAAHPVPDAAGLNAAERILQLVQGLSEDDLVICLISGGGSSLLTLPAQGLTLADKQRINQQLLASGADIAEMNCVRKHLSRIKGGRLAAACGAAKVVTLAISDVPGDDLSVIASGPTVADASTCAQALAILDRYRIDVPDEVRARLVSGELETPKPGDAAFDGHECHLIATPQQSLQAAAQVARDAGYAMHILSDEIEGESREVGKVHAALARSVALRGEPFAKPCVILSGGETTVTVRERQAGAAKGRGGRAGEFCMGLAVALKSEANVWALAADTDGIDGVEDNAGAFVTPTTLQRAAEQGARIADHLDRNDAYGYFEFIDDLFFTGPTHTNVNDFRAILVL, via the coding sequence ATGATGGCAATGACCGATCCGCGCGCGTTTCTGGTTCAGCTTTATGAAGCGGCAGTGCAGCGAGCCTTGCCGTTGGCGAACATGGCGGCCTTCTTGCCGCAGCCGCCAAAAGGGCGCACGGTGGTCGTCGGCGCGGGCAAGGCCGGTGCTTCGATGGTCCACGCGCTGGAGGCGCTGTGGCCGCTGAATGCGCCGCTTTCCGGATTGGTGGTGACGCGTTACCACCACGTCCCGCCGCGTCCCGAAGGTTTGAGCGAGCGCGTGGAAATCGTAGAGGCCGCACATCCCGTGCCGGATGCGGCAGGCTTGAATGCGGCCGAGCGCATCCTGCAGTTGGTGCAAGGCTTGAGCGAGGACGATCTCGTCATCTGCCTGATCTCCGGCGGCGGCTCGTCCTTGCTGACCTTGCCTGCGCAAGGGCTCACGCTTGCGGACAAGCAGCGAATCAATCAACAACTGCTGGCCTCAGGTGCCGACATTGCCGAGATGAACTGCGTGCGCAAGCATCTCTCGCGCATCAAGGGTGGTCGCTTGGCTGCTGCGTGCGGCGCTGCGAAAGTGGTGACGCTTGCGATCAGCGACGTGCCTGGAGACGATCTTTCGGTGATCGCAAGCGGGCCGACGGTTGCTGATGCCAGCACCTGCGCGCAAGCATTGGCGATTCTGGATCGTTACCGCATTGATGTGCCGGACGAGGTCCGTGCGAGGCTTGTGAGCGGAGAACTTGAAACGCCCAAGCCCGGCGATGCGGCGTTTGATGGGCATGAGTGCCATCTCATCGCCACGCCACAGCAATCGCTGCAAGCTGCGGCGCAAGTGGCGCGCGATGCGGGGTATGCGATGCATATCCTCAGCGACGAAATCGAAGGCGAATCGCGGGAAGTGGGCAAGGTGCATGCGGCGCTTGCGCGTTCCGTCGCTTTGCGCGGCGAGCCGTTCGCCAAGCCTTGCGTGATTCTGTCGGGTGGAGAGACAACCGTGACGGTGCGCGAACGACAGGCCGGTGCCGCCAAGGGGCGAGGCGGCCGTGCGGGCGAGTTCTGCATGGGGCTGGCCGTTGCGCTCAAATCCGAAGCCAATGTGTGGGCGCTTGCGGCCGACACGGATGGCATCGACGGCGTGGAAGACAACGCAGGCGCATTCGTCACGCCAACCACCTTGCAGCGCGCGGCAGAGCAGGGTGCGCGCATTGCAGATCATCTGGATCGCAATGATGCCTACGGCTACTTTGAATTCATCGACGACTTGTTCTTCACAGGGCCGACCCATACCAACGTGAACGATTTCCGCGCGATTCTCGTGCTTTGA
- a CDS encoding LysR family transcriptional regulator, with protein sequence MMTFKQLEAIYWVTQLGGFSQAADKLHTTQSAISKRVQELETLFNMPLFDRTQRTSRLTEKGEEMYVVAKKLLEQRDAAVNQFISSQEVVRRLRIGVTELTAMTWLPRLVNLVQTHHPRVVLEPDVDMSMILRDKLLANEVDVIFVPDSCKDERFTTKRLGVVENAWMCKPGTFDGMKVKRLHDLSSHTFLTQGDKSGTGVLYNQWLSSVNMQPSNTIVCNSLLAIIGMTVSGLGFSYLPRQSVEPLVQSNLLEVLKISPTLPKTNYVAAFKSDQRSTLISSIILLAQECCDFSRALQTT encoded by the coding sequence ATGATGACTTTCAAGCAGCTCGAAGCGATCTACTGGGTCACCCAGCTCGGCGGTTTCTCGCAGGCTGCCGACAAGCTGCACACCACGCAGTCCGCCATTTCCAAGCGTGTTCAGGAGCTGGAGACGCTGTTCAACATGCCGCTGTTCGACCGCACGCAGCGCACCTCTCGCCTCACCGAAAAAGGCGAGGAGATGTACGTGGTGGCCAAGAAGCTGCTGGAGCAGCGCGACGCGGCGGTCAATCAGTTCATCTCGTCGCAGGAAGTGGTGCGCCGCCTGCGCATCGGCGTGACCGAACTCACCGCAATGACCTGGCTGCCGCGCCTCGTGAATCTGGTGCAGACCCATCACCCGCGCGTGGTGCTGGAGCCCGATGTGGACATGAGCATGATCCTGCGCGACAAGCTGCTCGCCAACGAGGTCGATGTGATCTTCGTGCCCGATTCGTGCAAGGATGAACGCTTCACCACCAAGCGGCTGGGCGTGGTTGAAAACGCCTGGATGTGCAAGCCCGGCACCTTCGATGGCATGAAGGTCAAGCGTCTGCACGATCTGTCGTCGCACACGTTTCTCACGCAGGGCGACAAGTCGGGAACAGGCGTGCTCTACAACCAGTGGCTGAGTTCGGTGAACATGCAGCCATCCAACACCATCGTCTGCAACAGCCTGCTCGCCATCATCGGCATGACCGTGTCAGGATTGGGCTTCAGTTATCTGCCCCGGCAAAGCGTGGAGCCGCTGGTGCAATCCAACTTGCTGGAAGTGCTCAAGATCTCGCCCACGCTCCCCAAGACCAACTACGTCGCGGCATTCAAGAGCGATCAACGCAGCACGCTGATCTCCTCCATCATCCTGCTCGCTCAGGAATGCTGCGACTTCTCGCGTGCTTTGCAGACAACGTAA